A single region of the Spirochaeta lutea genome encodes:
- a CDS encoding response regulator transcription factor — MKEQAPSVLLVDDHPLFREGLAGLIRKTEPGARIHQAAELSQAEKLLKETTIDLAFIDISLKTENGLELVSLIHQDFPDTLPIVLSMHEEKQFVRQAYQRGAKGYILKDAPMELLEEIFQSLPSIDRFVTHPALMPREVAEVDPSDPLMSAFATLTSREQDVFALLTRGMNYKEIAYQLGISAKTASVHRFHIQQKLGIYDQRGIIRAALSLGVITPEEIIRDVEHPPT, encoded by the coding sequence ATGAAGGAACAGGCACCCTCCGTATTATTGGTGGATGACCACCCCTTATTTCGAGAAGGCCTTGCCGGGCTCATCCGGAAAACCGAACCGGGAGCCCGAATTCATCAGGCAGCAGAACTATCCCAAGCGGAGAAACTCCTGAAAGAAACCACTATTGATCTGGCATTCATCGATATAAGCCTGAAAACAGAAAACGGTCTTGAATTGGTAAGCCTCATCCACCAGGATTTTCCAGACACCCTCCCTATTGTGCTCAGCATGCACGAAGAAAAACAATTCGTCCGCCAAGCATACCAACGCGGGGCCAAGGGGTACATCCTTAAGGACGCCCCCATGGAGCTCTTGGAAGAAATATTTCAAAGCCTGCCGAGTATTGACCGCTTTGTTACCCATCCCGCCCTAATGCCCCGAGAAGTAGCAGAAGTGGATCCGAGCGATCCACTCATGTCCGCCTTCGCCACCCTTACCTCCCGGGAGCAGGACGTATTTGCCCTGCTTACCCGGGGTATGAACTATAAAGAGATCGCCTATCAGCTGGGTATCAGTGCGAAAACTGCGTCCGTCCATCGCTTCCACATCCAACAGAAACTTGGAATCTACGACCAGCGTGGAATAATCCGGGCTGCCCTATCCCTGGGTGTTATTACCCCCGAAGAGATCATCCGGGACGTTGAACACCCTCCCACCTAG
- a CDS encoding sensor histidine kinase — MKGQSRKPGFKIRISTMLILSFVCLSLLPILITGTILARDFTTSLSSLILEKNQAIITSLVQDVESFQGQQVSMLTLLRNLGEDSPADRLRIMETILSQNPQINRIYHLSWDGRVQQTVPSQQDLIGLDLSYQPYIRHAMADQSNWTRGGVQWSNTFLSPDEGTPAVAATIGAPSGLYSFTLDLSILNNFLYSQSDTSREFAFILDERGTFIAHPQLTPVLQREDFRGNPGVRELLQDSELRIARHQDEGYTVLLERLPDIGWIAGYNQPLDVARGSAADFQQTTLLFAALFLLITLASNLILVSSSLKPISNLAYLSQRIRQGDYGVAVPSSRLREVSVVSDNFRIMVDAIRERERDLRDFNATLEDRVALRTRELNQSLEDLRHAQNQLIVSEKMAALGQLVAGVAHEMNTPLGVSVTALSSLIQELHTLRQDFDQGSIRRSQMEEFLAVGGETAAILESNINRAVEIVTSLKLLAVDQNLDEWREFNLREYLDRIVFSLSPELKKQGAVCELQCPQDVKMRSFPGALSQVVTNLVMNSLVHAFGDRISVPRIWIMCTSENGRINIEYRDNGLGLGAADPGRIFDPFYTTKRGGGGTGLGLNIVYNLVTNRLRGQVRYLGPNNPGLTTPEEEAGQVPEGPGVVFLVSIERDVTTGRE, encoded by the coding sequence ATGAAGGGCCAATCACGAAAACCGGGTTTCAAAATCCGAATCTCCACCATGCTTATTCTCAGTTTTGTGTGCCTGTCCCTGCTTCCGATCCTGATTACCGGGACCATTCTGGCCCGGGATTTTACCACATCCCTCAGCAGCCTGATTCTGGAGAAGAATCAGGCTATCATCACCAGCTTGGTTCAGGATGTAGAATCATTCCAAGGGCAGCAGGTTTCTATGCTGACCCTGCTGCGTAATCTTGGGGAAGACAGCCCAGCGGATCGGCTGCGGATTATGGAGACCATCCTGAGCCAGAATCCCCAGATCAACCGTATTTACCATCTTTCGTGGGACGGCCGAGTACAACAAACCGTTCCGTCCCAGCAGGATCTCATTGGCCTAGACCTATCCTACCAACCGTACATCCGCCATGCCATGGCTGATCAGAGTAATTGGACCAGGGGCGGGGTGCAGTGGTCGAATACCTTTCTGTCTCCCGATGAGGGCACGCCGGCAGTGGCTGCGACCATCGGGGCTCCCAGTGGACTGTATTCCTTCACCTTGGATCTCTCGATTCTCAACAATTTTCTGTACTCCCAGTCCGATACATCCCGGGAATTCGCCTTTATCCTGGATGAACGGGGCACCTTCATAGCCCATCCTCAGCTGACACCGGTTTTGCAGAGGGAGGATTTCCGGGGAAATCCCGGGGTGCGGGAGCTGCTCCAGGATTCGGAATTGCGGATTGCACGTCACCAGGACGAGGGGTACACTGTTTTGCTGGAGCGGTTACCGGATATTGGCTGGATAGCGGGCTATAACCAGCCCCTGGATGTGGCCCGGGGATCGGCAGCGGATTTTCAACAGACAACCCTGCTGTTCGCCGCCCTTTTCCTGCTCATTACCCTGGCGTCAAACCTTATTCTGGTCAGTTCTTCCTTGAAGCCTATCAGCAATCTCGCCTATCTGAGCCAGCGGATCCGCCAGGGTGATTATGGGGTTGCGGTGCCGTCTTCCCGGTTGCGGGAGGTTTCGGTGGTGAGTGATAACTTTCGAATTATGGTGGATGCTATCAGGGAGCGGGAGCGGGATTTACGGGATTTCAATGCCACCTTGGAAGATCGGGTCGCCCTGCGTACCCGGGAATTGAATCAATCCCTGGAAGATCTTCGCCATGCCCAGAACCAGCTCATCGTGTCTGAAAAAATGGCTGCCCTGGGACAGCTCGTGGCCGGGGTTGCCCACGAGATGAATACCCCCCTGGGGGTAAGTGTGACCGCCCTCAGCTCCCTGATTCAGGAACTACACACCCTGCGTCAGGACTTTGACCAGGGCAGTATTCGGCGGAGCCAGATGGAGGAGTTCCTTGCTGTAGGCGGGGAGACGGCGGCGATTTTGGAATCCAATATTAACCGGGCTGTAGAGATTGTCACCAGTCTCAAGCTTCTGGCGGTGGATCAAAACCTGGATGAATGGCGGGAATTCAACCTTCGGGAATACCTGGACCGGATTGTCTTCAGCCTGAGTCCGGAGCTGAAAAAACAAGGTGCGGTCTGTGAGCTTCAGTGTCCCCAGGATGTGAAGATGCGAAGTTTTCCAGGAGCGCTCTCCCAGGTGGTGACCAACCTGGTAATGAACAGTCTTGTTCATGCCTTCGGCGATCGTATATCCGTGCCCCGGATCTGGATCATGTGCACTAGTGAGAATGGCAGGATCAATATTGAGTACCGGGATAACGGACTTGGCTTGGGGGCTGCGGATCCCGGCCGGATTTTTGACCCCTTCTATACCACCAAACGCGGAGGTGGCGGTACGGGTCTGGGACTGAACATTGTCTATAACCTGGTTACAAACCGACTTCGGGGGCAAGTACGCTACCTAGGACCGAATAATCCCGGCTTGACGACCCCCGAGGAAGAAGCGGGCCAGGTACCCGAAGGCCCCGGGGTGGTCTTTCTGGTATCCATAGAACGGGATGTTACCACCGGCCGCGAATAG
- a CDS encoding ABC transporter substrate-binding protein, which translates to MAQGNSARDKLLQQNKKRYIRLKVDRFLRAAVFIGASVLALNGCTPRPEDLRVGFVSTLSGRDSRMGIDERRGITLAVEEMNSQGGMQLAPGLRRPVNLRILDDGGTPEGARSAVSRLIQGGVDVVIGLQTSGLTAAGLEVAQENRTVMISPSATSKQFSARDDYFFRVVNSTQDEARSLARYLEANDLIPRRRIAMVVDISNAVYTLAWSEDLEYFLRELADTDTGDSVIFEQTFYNALEGSGDGADDVDYPGVLAELGDLGDYDALVIATGAIDAGFFAQIIRQQGFTGTLVGSRWAKSMDLIYTGGPAVEGMIFSEMYDPSLETPEFLDFIQRFQSRFGEDPNFSSMHSYETMLYLQAGLSTMDSRELRGHIEGPALRQALSGVRRFPGVTGPVEVDEFGDARRPQVVLRIENRAYRRID; encoded by the coding sequence ATGGCTCAGGGAAATTCCGCTCGTGATAAACTTCTGCAGCAAAATAAAAAACGATACATCAGGTTGAAGGTCGACAGGTTTTTAAGGGCTGCAGTTTTTATTGGTGCTAGCGTATTAGCGCTGAACGGCTGTACTCCCCGGCCAGAGGACCTGAGGGTCGGTTTTGTCTCCACCCTCTCGGGCAGGGATAGCCGTATGGGGATTGATGAGCGCCGGGGAATTACCCTGGCAGTGGAGGAGATGAATTCCCAGGGCGGGATGCAACTGGCCCCGGGATTGCGGCGGCCTGTGAACCTTCGGATACTCGATGACGGAGGGACTCCCGAGGGTGCACGTTCTGCAGTCAGCCGGCTCATTCAGGGGGGCGTGGATGTTGTTATCGGGTTGCAGACCAGCGGGTTAACTGCCGCAGGGTTGGAGGTCGCCCAGGAAAACCGGACGGTTATGATCTCTCCCTCAGCTACCTCTAAGCAGTTTAGTGCCCGGGATGATTACTTTTTCCGGGTTGTGAACAGCACCCAAGATGAGGCGCGCTCCCTGGCCCGGTATCTGGAGGCCAATGATCTGATTCCACGTCGGCGGATTGCTATGGTGGTGGATATTTCCAATGCGGTATACACCCTGGCATGGTCAGAGGATTTAGAGTACTTTCTCCGGGAACTTGCAGACACCGACACGGGGGACTCGGTCATCTTTGAACAAACCTTCTATAATGCCTTGGAAGGTTCGGGGGATGGCGCCGATGATGTTGATTACCCTGGGGTGCTTGCAGAGCTGGGAGATTTAGGGGACTACGATGCCCTGGTTATTGCTACCGGGGCAATAGATGCGGGCTTTTTCGCCCAGATAATCCGTCAGCAGGGTTTTACGGGAACCTTGGTGGGGTCTCGGTGGGCGAAAAGCATGGATCTTATTTATACCGGAGGGCCGGCGGTGGAGGGTATGATTTTCTCTGAGATGTACGATCCGTCCCTGGAAACCCCGGAATTTCTGGATTTTATTCAGCGCTTTCAAAGCCGATTCGGGGAAGACCCTAATTTTTCTTCCATGCATAGCTATGAGACCATGCTGTATCTCCAGGCGGGCCTGTCCACCATGGATTCTCGGGAACTTCGCGGGCACATTGAAGGCCCCGCCCTACGGCAGGCCTTGTCCGGGGTGCGCAGGTTCCCCGGGGTTACCGGGCCTGTGGAGGTGGATGAATTCGGCGATGCCCGGCGGCCTCAGGTGGTTCTCCGGATTGAGAACCGGGCATACCGGAGGATTGACTGA